The Streptomyces sp. ALI-76-A nucleotide sequence GACTGCGATTTCTCTCGGCATGCCGTCCGTTCCGACCAGGGTTGCCGAGCGCCGCAAGAGCCGGCAGATCCAGGTCGGCTCCGTGGCGGTCGGCGGGGACGCCCCGGTGTCCGTGCAGTCGATGACCACGACCCGTACGTCCGACATCGGCGCCACCCTCCAGCAGATCGCCGAGCTCACCGCCTCCGGCTGCCAGATCGTCCGCGTGGCCTGCCCCACCCAGGACGACGCCGACGCCCTGGCGACCATCGCGCGCAAGTCGCAGATCCCGGTCATCGCGGACATCCATTTCCAGCCGAAGTACGTCTTCGCCGCCATCGAGGCCGGCTGCGCCGCGGTCCGGGTGAACCCCGGCAACATCAAGCAGTTCGACGATCAGGTCAAGGAGATCGCCAAGGCGGCGAAGGAGCACGGCACCCCGATCCGCATCGGCGTGAACGCGGGTTCGCTGGACCGGCGCCTGCTCCAGAAGTACGGCAAGGCGACCCCCGAGGCCCTGGTCGAGTCCGCCCTGTGGGAGGCGTCCCTCTTCGAGGAGCACGACTTCCGGGACATCAAGATCTCGGTGAAGCACAACGACCCGGTCGTGATGATCGAGGCGTACAAGCAGCTCGCCGCGCAGTGCGACTACCCCCTGCACCTCGGCGTGACGGAGGCCGGCCCCGCCTTCCAGGGCACGATCAAGTCCGCGGTCGCCTTCGGCGCGCTGCTCTCGCAGGGCATCGGTGACACCATCCGCGTCTCCCTGTCGGCCCCGCCGGTCGAGGAGGTCAAGGTCGGCAACCAGATCCTGGAGTCGCTGAACCTCAAGCAGCGCGGACTGGAGATCGTCTCCTGCCCGTCCTGCGGTCGCGCCCAGGTCGACGTCTACACGCTGGCCGAGGAGGTCACCGCCGGCCTCACCGGCATGGACGTCCCGCTCCGCGTCGCCGTCATGGGCTGCGTGGTGAACGGGCCGGGCGAGGCCCGCGAGGCCGACCTCGGCGTCGCCTCCGGCAACGGCAAGGGCCAGATCTTCGTCAAGGGCGAGGTCATCAAGACCGTCCCCGAGTCGAAGATCGTGGAGACCCTCATCGAGGAGGCCATGAAGCTCGCCGAACAGATGGAGGCGGACGGCGTCACCTCCGGCGAGCCGTCGGTGTCGGTGGCCGGCTGACGGTCCGCCGGGGACCTCGGCCTCCGCGATCCCGGCCCGGCGGACCCAGCCCGTCCGGCGTTCGAGGACGACGCCCCTTCAGGGCCGAACCGGGGGTCCGGGGGCGGCGGCCCCCGGGGAACCACGATCGCCCCGGGCCGATGGCGACCGGGCGGCGACCCGAACGCAGGGCGGCACCGCTCAGCTTCCGCGGGTACAGTGCGGAGATCAGCAGACCCCAGTGTGAGGCTCCCGTCCGTGTTGACCCAGACGACCTCCCGGGTCCTCGAACCGAGCGACCTGGACGCCGCACTCGCCGTCCTCGACCGTGAGCCGGTCGCGAACGCCTTCGTGACCTCGCGGATCCAGGTGGCGGGCCTCGACCCGTGGCGGCTCGGCGGCGAGATGTGGGGCTGGTACGAGGGCGGCATGCTGACGTCCCTGTGCTACGCGGGCGCCAACCTGGTCCCGATCTGCGCCACCCCGCGAGCCGTCCGCGCCTTCGCCGACCGGGCCCGCCGGGCCGGCCGCCGCTGCTCCTCCATCGTCGGCCCCGCCGAACCCACCACCCAGCTCTGGCGGTTGCTGGAGCCGAACTGGGGCCCGGCCCGAGAGGTGCGCACCCGCCAGCCCCTCATGGTCACCGACCGCATGCCGACCGACATCGCCCCGGATCCTCGCGTCCGCCGCATCCGCAAGGACGAGCTGGAGACGATCATGCCGGCGTGCGTGGCGA carries:
- the ispG gene encoding flavodoxin-dependent (E)-4-hydroxy-3-methylbut-2-enyl-diphosphate synthase, whose amino-acid sequence is MTAISLGMPSVPTRVAERRKSRQIQVGSVAVGGDAPVSVQSMTTTRTSDIGATLQQIAELTASGCQIVRVACPTQDDADALATIARKSQIPVIADIHFQPKYVFAAIEAGCAAVRVNPGNIKQFDDQVKEIAKAAKEHGTPIRIGVNAGSLDRRLLQKYGKATPEALVESALWEASLFEEHDFRDIKISVKHNDPVVMIEAYKQLAAQCDYPLHLGVTEAGPAFQGTIKSAVAFGALLSQGIGDTIRVSLSAPPVEEVKVGNQILESLNLKQRGLEIVSCPSCGRAQVDVYTLAEEVTAGLTGMDVPLRVAVMGCVVNGPGEAREADLGVASGNGKGQIFVKGEVIKTVPESKIVETLIEEAMKLAEQMEADGVTSGEPSVSVAG
- a CDS encoding GNAT family N-acetyltransferase, yielding MLTQTTSRVLEPSDLDAALAVLDREPVANAFVTSRIQVAGLDPWRLGGEMWGWYEGGMLTSLCYAGANLVPICATPRAVRAFADRARRAGRRCSSIVGPAEPTTQLWRLLEPNWGPAREVRTRQPLMVTDRMPTDIAPDPRVRRIRKDELETIMPACVAMFTEEVGVSPMAGDGGLLYQARVAELVGAGRSFARLDDHGKVAFKAEIGAATDRVCQIQGVWVAPEYRGRGLAAPGMAAVLRYALADVAPVASLYVNDFNTAARRTYRRVGFQEVGAFMSVLF